The following is a genomic window from Gymnodinialimonas ceratoperidinii.
GTCATCACCTGCGCATCCCCGGCCGACGGCAGGAACACCTTGGCGACCAGCAGGTCATTCCACGTCCACAGGAACTGGAAGATGGCGAAGGAGGCCAGCGCCGGGAAGGACAGCGGCAGGATGATCTTGGTGAAGATCTGGAAATCCGTCGCGCCGTCGACCTTGGCGCTTTCGATGATGTCGCGCGGCAGGCCGACCATGTAGTTGCGCAGCAGGTAGACGGCGAGCGGCAGCCCGAAGCCGGTATGGGCCAGCCAGATGCCGAGGAAGCTCTGCCCGATGCCGATCTGGTTGTGCAGGTTCAACAGCGGCACCAGCGCCAGTTGCAGCGGCACCACCAGAAGCCCCACGACGCAGGCGATCAGGAAGCCACGGCCCGGAAAATCCATCCACGCCAGCGCATAGGCCGCGAAAGCCGCGATCAGGATCGGGATGATCGTGGCCGGGATCGTCACGGTCAGCGTGTTGACGAAATTGCGGAAAATCCCCGTCTCCTCAAACAGCAGCTCGCCGAAACTGGACCCGGACGCGATCTCCTGCGCGCGTTCCTCCTCATCGAGGCCGGTGAGCACTTGGGCGTAGTTGCCCATGGTGAAATCGGGCGGCGTCTCGGCAAGGAAATAGAGCCGCGGGCCGCGCTCATCGAGCGGTTCGGTGGAGGTGTAGACGTAAGAGCCGTCGGCGTTGACCACCACGGTGCCGCCGTCGTTGTTCTCGGCGGTTTCACCGGCGGCGAAGGCCCCCGGCTCACGCCCGCGCAGGCCGAAGGCGGCGATGGAGCTTGCGCCCGAGGTGAACTGATCCTGCACCTCTCCGGTCTCGAAGATGTTGCCCTGTGCCACGTAGAGATCACCGTCGCGCGTGGGCGCGTCATCGGCGCGGGTGCGGTAGGTCAACTCGACCGAGAACGGCGCTTCCCACCAGCCCGAAACGCTGATCTGCTCGCGGTCGCGGAACGACGAGACGAAGAGGCCCACGGTCGGGATCAGCCAGATCAACACAATCAGGAAGACCACCACGTTGGTGACGATGGAGAGGCCGGATTTCTGGCCTGCAATGTTATCCATTGTGCGCGCTCCTTGCGTCTGCCGGATGGGGGTGGGCCATCAGCGCATCTCCTTGCGGGCTTGCACGATGTTCCAGATCATCACCGGCAGCACCACCAGCATGATGACGAAGGCCACCGCCGTCGCCTGCCCGTCATCGCGGAACATGAAATCCATCATGAAGGACGGCAGGATCTCGGTGCCATAGTTACCGCCGGTCATCGTGTAGACGATGTCGAAGACCTTCAGTACGAGGATCGTGATCGTGGTCCAGACCACGACGATGGTGCCGATGATCTGCGGCACCTTGATCTTGAAGAACACCTGAAACGGGTTGGCGCCGTCGATGATGGCGGCCTCGATCGTCTCTTCCGGCACGCCGCGCAGGGCGGCGGAGAGGATCACCATGGCGAAGCCGGTCTGAATCCAGATCAGGATCACCATCAGCAGGAAGTTGTTCCAGAACGGAATTTGCAGCGGGTCGAGCGGCGCGCCGCCGAAGCTGGCGCGGATCGCGTTGATGATGCCGAGGTCCGGGTCCTGGGCGTAGACGAACTTCCAGATCAGCGAGGCGCCCACGAAGGAGATCGCCATCGGCATGAAGATGATCGATTTGGCGATGTTGCCCCAGCTCAACCGGTCGGTCAGCTGCGCGATCAGCAGGCCCATGAAGGTGGTGACGGCGGGCACGACCAGCGCCCAGAGGATGTTGTTGAAGAAGGCCTGTCGGAAATCGGGGTTGTTGAACAGGCGCACGTAGTTGCCCGCCCCCACGAAGTCGTTGCCCGAGCGGTCATAGAGCGAGCGCACGAAGGAGCCCACGACCGGATACATGAGATAGAGGCCGAGGGCGAAGACGGCGGGAAAGAGGAAGACCCAGGGCCGCACCATGTTGGCGCGGTTGATGTTGCGCCCGGCGTTGGGGCCACGGGCCGGGAACAGCACTTTGTCGAGAAAGAGGTTCGCTGCGTAGAAATAGCCAACGCAGCCGCCAACACCGACAATGATCGTGATGATGCCCTGTAGAATTGGCGACATGCGCGCGCCCTCCGATGTGCGTGGACCAGCCTACCGCGCCGGGAGGCAGAAGCAAGCCGGGCACCGCAGCCCCGGCCAAGGCCGCCCCCCGCGCGCGGCGGGAAGCGGCAGTCTTTTGAGGCGTTTACTGGATCTCGGACCAGCGATCCTGGATGCGGCCCGCGACCGAGGCGGCGTCTTCGCCGCCGACGTAATCGACCATGCCGGACCAGAAGATGCCCTGCCCGATCTCGGACGGCATCAGGTCGGATGCGTCGAAGCGGAAGGTGGTGGCATCGAGCAGGATCTCGTTCATCTGCCGCAGGGTGTCAGAGCCGAAGAGCTCGGCGTTGACGCCCTGGTGCGGGGTCAGGAAGCCCGATTGCGCCATCCAGACTTCGTGGCTGATCTCGGTCTGCAGGAAGGCCATGAAGGCCTGCGCCGCTTCGCTGTCGTCGGTGATCCCGAAGAGCGTGCCCGCCCCCAGAACCGGGGAGCCGAGGTCTTCACCCTCGTAGGCGGGGAAGTAGAAGAAATCCGCCTCCGCGTCTTCCGGGAAGAAGGTCGGGATGAAGGAGGCCTGACGGTGCATGTAGCACTCGGGCGGGAAGGAGAAGAGGCCCAGCGGGCTTTCGCGGAAGTCGGTGGAGGCCACCGCTTCGACGCCGCCGTTCACGTAGTCCTCGTTGCGCGCGAAGGTGCCGAAGGTCTCGATCGCGTTGACGACCTCGGGCGCGTCGAAGGGCATCTCGTTGGAGACCCATGCGTCATAGACCTCGGGCGACTGCGTGCGCAGCATCAGGTCCTCGACCCAGTCGGTCGCGGGCCAGCCCGTCGCGCCGCCGGAACCCAGACCGATGCACCACGGCGTCTCGCCGTCGGCCACGATCTGGTCGTTGAGCGCGAGAAGCTCCTCCATCGTTTCCGGCACGTCGTAGCCGGCCTCCTCGAAGGCCTCGGGCGAGTACCAGACCAGCGATTTCAGGTCGACCTTGTAGAAGAAGCCGTAGAGCGCCTCCTCCCCCTCGGGGCCGGCAGCAGTGCCGAGCGAAACCCAGCTGTCGCCCGCGGCGTAGTTGTCGCGCACCCAGTCGGCGGTTTCAGGCGCCAGCGGCGTCAGCGCGCCGCGCGATGCGAGGTCGGTCATCAGGCCGGGCTGCGGGAAGACGGCGATGTTGGGCGCCGAGCCAGCCTGCGTGGCGATCACGATGTCCTGCTCGAAGTTGTCGGAGCCGGAATATTGCACCGTCGCGCCCGTCGCGCTCTCGAAATAGTCGATGACCGAGTTCACCAGCTCGGCGTCCGCGCCAGTCCAGGGACCGGTGATCGTCAGCTCCTGACCGGACAGGTCGAAGGCATCGGCATAGGCATTGTAGCTATCCCAGTTGAAGGCGCCCTCGCCCACGGGGAAAACATGCGACACATGGCCATCGGCCAGTGCACCACTCGCGGAAAATGCCAGCGCGGCGGCGCTGGCGAGATAAATCGTCTTCATTGGTGACCTCCCAGTCAGTTGAACCTGCGCCTTGGGCTGCGGGGTGCAAACTCCCCGATCTCCACCAGCTTTCAAAGCGCTTTGAACCATGCGCAAAGTCGCGCAAGAAAAACCATCTGTCAACGGATTTTTCGGAGGCTTTGCAGCGCCTCATTTTCCGGCCTTTCACGGGACTGAGCGTCAAAATCCTCTTTGACAGCCCCGGCATCCTTCCCTAGCTTTGGAAGCTACCAAACCGCTTTGAAAGCCCCGCAACCGATGAACCTCAGGCAATTGTCCGAACAGCTTGGCTTGAGCCAGACCACGGTCAGCCGCGCCCTGAACGGCTATCCGGAGGTGAGCGAGGCGACGCGGCTGCGGGTGCAGGCGGCCGCGAAGGCTGCGAATTACACGCCCAACTCGCGCGCCCGGAAACTGGCCACCGGCCGCTCCATGGCGATCGGCCACGTCATCCCCCTCTCGGGCAAGGAGGAGTTGGTAAACCCGATCTTCGCCGACTTCATCACCGGCGCGGGCGGGGTCTATGCGCGCGAAGGCTATGATTTGCTGCTCTCGATGGTGCCGCTTGAAGGAGTGGAGGACGCCTACCGCCAGATGGCGACCAATGCCTCCGTCGATGGCGTGATGGTGCAGGCACCCAAGCTCGACGATCCGCGCATCGCGCTGTTGCAGGACCTGGAATTGCCCTTCGTCGTCCACGGCCGCACCGCCGAGCCTGCCGGCTACAGCTGGCTCGATGTCGCCAACGCCCGCGCCTTTCGCCGGGCCACGGACCTGCTGCTGGATCTGGGTCACCGGCGGATCAGCCTGCTGAACGGACAGGAAACGCTGGATTTCGCCCTGCGCCGTCGCCGCGGGTTCGAGGAGGCCATGGCCGCGCGCGGCGTGCCGGTGAACCCCGCCTTCATGCACTCCGCCGCGATGACCGAGCAATACGGCCACCGCACCGCCAGCGCGCTTCTGGATCAGGACGACGCCCCCACGGCCTTCCTCGTCTCCTCCATCATCACCGCCATCGGTGTGCGTCGCGCCGCCGGCGAGCGGGGCTTGCGCACCGGGCGCGATATTTCGATCATCTGCCACGATGATGTGCTGAGCTACATGGCCAACGACGGGATCAACGCGCCCGAGGGGCCCGCCTTCACCGCCACCCGTTCGTCGATCCGCGCCGCCGGAGAGCGCTGCGCCGAGATGCTGCTGGCGCTGATCGACAACCCGTCACAACCGCCGCTGCAGGAGCTGTGGGAGACCGACCTGAGCCTCGGGCGGTCCACCGGCCCTGCCCCGTCATGAGCGCACCGCGCCGAAAAGTTAACGCCGTTAAGGATATCCGATGAACTTCACCCGCGCCGATTTCCCCGAAGGCTTCGATTTCGGGGTCGCCACCTCTGCCTACCAGATCGAAGGCCACGCCGCGGGCGGTGCCGGGCAGACCCATTGGGACAGCTTCGCCGCCACCCCCGGCAATGTCGTGCGGTTCGAGGATGGCGCGCTTGCCTGCGACCATTACCACCGCATGGACGAAGACCTCGACCTGATCCGGGACCTCGGCGCCGACGTCTACCGCTTCTCCACCTCCTGGGCGCGGGTTCTTCCCGAGGGGCGCGGGCGCCCCAATGTCGAAGGGCTCGATTTCTACGACCGCCTTGTCGACGGCCTGCTGGAGCGCGGGATCAAGCCCGCCGTGACCCTCTACCATTGGGAATTGCCGCAACCGCTGGCCGATCTGGGCGGCTGGCGCAACGCCGACATGCCCGATTGGTTTGCCGATTTCACCGAAGTCATCATGTCGCGCATCGGCGACCGGACCTGGTCCGCCGCCCCGATCAACGAGCCGTGGTGCGTCAGTTGGCTTTCGCATTTCGAGGGCCACCACGCCCCGGGCATGCGCGACATCCGCGCCGCCGCCCGCGCCATGCATCACGTGCTGCTCAGCCACGGGCGCGCGACGCAGGTGATGAAGGGTCTGGGCGTCAGCAACCTCGGCGCCGTGTGCAACTTCGAATGGGCCACGCCGCTGACAAACAGCGCCGCCGACGTCACCGCCGCCACCCGCTATGACGCTATTTACAATCGGTTTTTCCTGGGCGGCCTGTTCAAGGGCGAATACCCGGCCGAGGTGCTGGAGGGGCTGGAGCCGCATCTGCCGAAGGGCTGGCAGGACGATTTCGCCACCATCCGCTCTCCGCTGGATTGGGTCGGCGTTAACTATTACACGCGCAAGCGGCTCCGCGGCACCGACGCGCCCTGGCCGGCCTATGATTACGCGGGCACGCAAGGTCCCCTCACCGACATGGATTGGGAGATCTACCCCCGCGGCCTGCAGGATTTCCTCACCCGCACGGCGCGCGAATATACCGGCGATCTGCCGATCTACGTGACCGAGAACGGCATGGCCTCGGCCCCTACCCCGGACCCCGAGCGCATCGCCTACCTGAGCGATCACCTCGACGCCGTGCGCGCCGCCATCGCCGAAGGCGCGCCGGTTGCGGGCTACTTCGTCTGGTCCCTGCTCGACAACTACGAGTGGTCCCTGGGCTACGAGAAGCGCTTCGGCCTCGTCCATGTTGATTTTGAGACCTTGGCACGGACGCCAAAAGCGTCCTATCACGCTCTGGCAAAATGGTGGGCATGACCGCCGGGCTGGTTATTGGGTGGCGCAGCGCGCGTCAGGCTGGCAAACTGGTGGCGCTAACAGTGCGTTAAGGAAATAGACTTATGGTTCCCCCAGCTCTCTCGCTGGTCGCCGATATCGGCGGCACCAACACCCGCGTCGCATTGGCCGATGCGGCGACGGTCCAGGTGGACAGCGTCCGGCGGTATCGCAACGCGGAATTCGACGGGATCGCCTCGGTCATCGCGCGCTATCTGGAAGACAGCGGGCAGAATGCCGATGGCATCACCGGGGTCTGCGTGGCCATGGCCGGCCCGGTGCATGACGGTGTCGGCACGCTCACCAACCTTGACTGGCGCATCGACAAGGCCGTCTTGGCCGAGGCGCTGACGGCTGAGCATGTCGCGGTCCTCAACGATCTGCAGGCGCAAGGCCACGCCATCGGCAATATCGCGGAGGCGGATCTCGAAACCATCCTGCCACAGCCCGAAGTGCCGGAAACGGCGGCGAAACTTGTCATCGGCCTTGGCACCGGCTTCAACGCCTGCCCGGTCTTCGACACCAAGGCGGGCCGGTTCGTGCCCCCGTCCGAAGCCGGTCACGTGAGCCTGCCGACCTCGATCACCGAGCTGCACCCGCTGCTGGAGAACCTGACGGATTCGCAGGGCTACCCCTCCGTCGAAGAGGTGCTGTCCGGCCGGGGCGTGAGCCAGCTTCACGCGGCACTTCACGGCGAAACCGTCGATCCCGCGGACATTCTGGCGCGCATTGGTGAGGGCGAGGCGCTGGCGACGGACACCGGCGCGCTGTTCGTGAAGGTTCTGGGCGACGTGGCCGGGAACCTCGCGCTGTCGCATCTGCCCTTTGGCGGCGTGTCGCTCGTGGGCGGCGTCACCCGCGCGTTTGCGCCCTACCTCGAGCAATTCGAATTCGCCGCCGCCTTCCGCTCCAAGGGCCGGTTCTCGACCTTCATGGAGCAATTCGGCGTCTGCGTGGTCAGCGACGATTACGCCGCGCTGACCGGCTGCGCCAGCCACCTCGCACGGGGCTGAGACAGGGCTTCGACGCGCGGCGCAACCGCGCGTCCTGTGCGCCTCAGGCTACCTCGTGGCCAAGCGCCGCCGTGTAGATCTCGTACCAGTCCTGACGGTCAAGAGATACCTTAAGAGCGTCCGACAAGGCACTGATCCGGTTGAGGTTATTGGTCCCCATCACCGGCAGGATCCGCGACGGATGACGCAGCAACCATGCCACCGCAACCGCCTCCGCGCCGACGCCATGCCCCTTGCCGATCCGCTCCAGAACCGCCCTCACGGCGGCCCCTTCCTCGCCAAAGAGCGCGCCGCCCGCGAGCGGTGACCACGCCATGATCGGCTGGCCGTGACGCTGATGGAAGGCCACGTCGCCGTTGGTGAAAGGCACGTGGCAGAGGACGGAGGCTTCGATCTGGTTGGTGGCGAGCCGTGTGCTCATCGCCGATTGCAACAGCTCCCAATCCCACGGGCGAAAGTTCGACGTCCCCACCGCGCGCACTTTGCCCGATGCCACCAGCGCGTCGAGGCAAGCCCCGGTGTCGGCGTGGTCCATCAGCGGATCGGGGCGGTGGACCAACAGCAGGTCGATCACGTCGATGTTCATGTTCTTCAACGAGCTTTCGACCGAGCGGGTGATGTAATCCGCGCTGGTGTCGTAATATTTCACCCGCTTGTCGGAATGCTTCCCGATCGGCGCCACGATATCGCATTTGGTCACGATCTCGATCCTGTCGCGCAGATCCGGCGCCGCCTTCAGCGCGTGGCCAAGCAGGGCCTCGGCCTCGTAGCCGCCGTAGATATCCGCCTGATCCATGGTCGTGATGCCCTGCGCCAGACAGGCCTCGACCTTCGCCTGCACATGGGCGGCGGAGGTATCCTCGCCATCTCCCAAGCGCCACATGCCATAGACGATGCGGGACATTTCAACCCCGCCCACGTCAATCCGATCCATCTCGACTTTTGTCATCGTCTCTCCCCCACGCCCAATGGCGTTGCTGGCACCGAGTCCGGGACGCGCCCGTAAACCTCTGGCAATGAACATGTTTTCAGCTCCGGCATGACGAGCCGGCCGAAGTGCTTGCACTCATCCATATGCGGATAGCCCGAGAAGATGAAGGCGCGGATGCCCATCTTCTTGTATTCCTCGATCTGGGTCAGGACCTGATCGGCCGAGCCCACCAGTGCGGCGCCGCAGCCCGAACGGGCACGGCCGATGCCGGTCCAGAGATGCGGCTCCACGTAGCCGAACTTGTCCGCCAATTCGCGCGCCTTGGCCTGATGCGAGACCCCGAGCGACGTGCTGTCGAGCGCGCGTTCGCGGATCAACTGGCCGTATTCGTCATCGAGCTTCGAGGTCAAATGCTCCGCATATTCGCGGGCTTCGGCCTCCGTATCGCGGACGATCATATGCACCCGCAGCCCGTAATCCAGCGTGCGGCCATAGGTTTCGGCGACCGCGTTCACGTCCCGCATCCGCTGCGCCAGCGCCTCTTTCGGCTCGGGCCACATCAGGTAGACGTCGCAATGCTGCCCGCAGAGTTCCAGCGCCGACGGCGAGTAGCCGCCAAAGTAGAGCAGCGGGCCACCGGTCTGATAGGGCCGCACGGGATCGGTGCTCAGGCCTTCGAAATCATAGACTTCGCCGTGGTAATTGATCTCGTCCTGCGTCCAGGCCTGCTTCAGGATCTCCACCACTTCGCGCGAGCGCTGGTAGCGGTAGGCGCTCTCGGCCTTCTCACCGGGAAAATCGGACGAGATGATGTTCACCGTCAGCCGCCCCTCCAGCATGTGATCGAGCGTCGCGATGGTCCGCGCGAGCATGATCGGTTGCATCTCGCCGCAGCGGACCGCCGCCAAGAGGTTGATCTTGCTGGTAATCGGCGCGCAACCGGCGACGAAGGACAGCGTGTCCTGACCGACCTGATAGGACGAGGGGCAGAGGATGTTGCGGAAACCCTGCGCCTCGGCCTCCTGCACCAATCCGCTGCAATGGTCCCATGACGAGCGCAGTTTACCGTCAGGCACGCCGAGGAATTCGTAGTCGTCCGAGCAGAGCGCTGCGAACCAGCTGACCTCCGCCGC
Proteins encoded in this region:
- a CDS encoding LLM class flavin-dependent oxidoreductase, which translates into the protein MTVVPVTSADLDAAEVSWFAALCSDDYEFLGVPDGKLRSSWDHCSGLVQEAEAQGFRNILCPSSYQVGQDTLSFVAGCAPITSKINLLAAVRCGEMQPIMLARTIATLDHMLEGRLTVNIISSDFPGEKAESAYRYQRSREVVEILKQAWTQDEINYHGEVYDFEGLSTDPVRPYQTGGPLLYFGGYSPSALELCGQHCDVYLMWPEPKEALAQRMRDVNAVAETYGRTLDYGLRVHMIVRDTEAEAREYAEHLTSKLDDEYGQLIRERALDSTSLGVSHQAKARELADKFGYVEPHLWTGIGRARSGCGAALVGSADQVLTQIEEYKKMGIRAFIFSGYPHMDECKHFGRLVMPELKTCSLPEVYGRVPDSVPATPLGVGERR
- a CDS encoding carbohydrate ABC transporter permease — translated: MDNIAGQKSGLSIVTNVVVFLIVLIWLIPTVGLFVSSFRDREQISVSGWWEAPFSVELTYRTRADDAPTRDGDLYVAQGNIFETGEVQDQFTSGASSIAAFGLRGREPGAFAAGETAENNDGGTVVVNADGSYVYTSTEPLDERGPRLYFLAETPPDFTMGNYAQVLTGLDEEERAQEIASGSSFGELLFEETGIFRNFVNTLTVTIPATIIPILIAAFAAYALAWMDFPGRGFLIACVVGLLVVPLQLALVPLLNLHNQIGIGQSFLGIWLAHTGFGLPLAVYLLRNYMVGLPRDIIESAKVDGATDFQIFTKIILPLSFPALASFAIFQFLWTWNDLLVAKVFLPSAGDAQVMTVKIADDLLGSRGGDWGILASAAFVSIAIPLIVFFSMQRYLVRGLLAGSVK
- a CDS encoding GH1 family beta-glucosidase, whose protein sequence is MNFTRADFPEGFDFGVATSAYQIEGHAAGGAGQTHWDSFAATPGNVVRFEDGALACDHYHRMDEDLDLIRDLGADVYRFSTSWARVLPEGRGRPNVEGLDFYDRLVDGLLERGIKPAVTLYHWELPQPLADLGGWRNADMPDWFADFTEVIMSRIGDRTWSAAPINEPWCVSWLSHFEGHHAPGMRDIRAAARAMHHVLLSHGRATQVMKGLGVSNLGAVCNFEWATPLTNSAADVTAATRYDAIYNRFFLGGLFKGEYPAEVLEGLEPHLPKGWQDDFATIRSPLDWVGVNYYTRKRLRGTDAPWPAYDYAGTQGPLTDMDWEIYPRGLQDFLTRTAREYTGDLPIYVTENGMASAPTPDPERIAYLSDHLDAVRAAIAEGAPVAGYFVWSLLDNYEWSLGYEKRFGLVHVDFETLARTPKASYHALAKWWA
- a CDS encoding ABC transporter substrate-binding protein encodes the protein MKTIYLASAAALAFSASGALADGHVSHVFPVGEGAFNWDSYNAYADAFDLSGQELTITGPWTGADAELVNSVIDYFESATGATVQYSGSDNFEQDIVIATQAGSAPNIAVFPQPGLMTDLASRGALTPLAPETADWVRDNYAAGDSWVSLGTAAGPEGEEALYGFFYKVDLKSLVWYSPEAFEEAGYDVPETMEELLALNDQIVADGETPWCIGLGSGGATGWPATDWVEDLMLRTQSPEVYDAWVSNEMPFDAPEVVNAIETFGTFARNEDYVNGGVEAVASTDFRESPLGLFSFPPECYMHRQASFIPTFFPEDAEADFFYFPAYEGEDLGSPVLGAGTLFGITDDSEAAQAFMAFLQTEISHEVWMAQSGFLTPHQGVNAELFGSDTLRQMNEILLDATTFRFDASDLMPSEIGQGIFWSGMVDYVGGEDAASVAGRIQDRWSEIQ
- a CDS encoding ROK family protein, which translates into the protein MVPPALSLVADIGGTNTRVALADAATVQVDSVRRYRNAEFDGIASVIARYLEDSGQNADGITGVCVAMAGPVHDGVGTLTNLDWRIDKAVLAEALTAEHVAVLNDLQAQGHAIGNIAEADLETILPQPEVPETAAKLVIGLGTGFNACPVFDTKAGRFVPPSEAGHVSLPTSITELHPLLENLTDSQGYPSVEEVLSGRGVSQLHAALHGETVDPADILARIGEGEALATDTGALFVKVLGDVAGNLALSHLPFGGVSLVGGVTRAFAPYLEQFEFAAAFRSKGRFSTFMEQFGVCVVSDDYAALTGCASHLARG
- a CDS encoding substrate-binding domain-containing protein, whose amino-acid sequence is MNLRQLSEQLGLSQTTVSRALNGYPEVSEATRLRVQAAAKAANYTPNSRARKLATGRSMAIGHVIPLSGKEELVNPIFADFITGAGGVYAREGYDLLLSMVPLEGVEDAYRQMATNASVDGVMVQAPKLDDPRIALLQDLELPFVVHGRTAEPAGYSWLDVANARAFRRATDLLLDLGHRRISLLNGQETLDFALRRRRGFEEAMAARGVPVNPAFMHSAAMTEQYGHRTASALLDQDDAPTAFLVSSIITAIGVRRAAGERGLRTGRDISIICHDDVLSYMANDGINAPEGPAFTATRSSIRAAGERCAEMLLALIDNPSQPPLQELWETDLSLGRSTGPAPS
- a CDS encoding aldo/keto reductase, producing MDRIDVGGVEMSRIVYGMWRLGDGEDTSAAHVQAKVEACLAQGITTMDQADIYGGYEAEALLGHALKAAPDLRDRIEIVTKCDIVAPIGKHSDKRVKYYDTSADYITRSVESSLKNMNIDVIDLLLVHRPDPLMDHADTGACLDALVASGKVRAVGTSNFRPWDWELLQSAMSTRLATNQIEASVLCHVPFTNGDVAFHQRHGQPIMAWSPLAGGALFGEEGAAVRAVLERIGKGHGVGAEAVAVAWLLRHPSRILPVMGTNNLNRISALSDALKVSLDRQDWYEIYTAALGHEVA
- a CDS encoding carbohydrate ABC transporter permease encodes the protein MSPILQGIITIIVGVGGCVGYFYAANLFLDKVLFPARGPNAGRNINRANMVRPWVFLFPAVFALGLYLMYPVVGSFVRSLYDRSGNDFVGAGNYVRLFNNPDFRQAFFNNILWALVVPAVTTFMGLLIAQLTDRLSWGNIAKSIIFMPMAISFVGASLIWKFVYAQDPDLGIINAIRASFGGAPLDPLQIPFWNNFLLMVILIWIQTGFAMVILSAALRGVPEETIEAAIIDGANPFQVFFKIKVPQIIGTIVVVWTTITILVLKVFDIVYTMTGGNYGTEILPSFMMDFMFRDDGQATAVAFVIMLVVLPVMIWNIVQARKEMR